From a single Herbiconiux sp. SALV-R1 genomic region:
- a CDS encoding PIN domain-containing protein, which produces MTLRVLPDSTLLFNRTARDWLFLLRNETRDLFQLHSTVVVVAEAIEATRLAHPGVDEQMLDRLHRTLLENFDEVLTEVDASGDAAGGDPHERHLHAAALGARSDIVLTDDPRPFGHPDDLPFDVMGADAFFTLVDDSDALAVGRVVARQRDDGRIRERLAGKQMHPLASALDAAGCPAFARRIRLRVASSTS; this is translated from the coding sequence ATGACCCTCCGCGTTCTTCCCGACAGCACCCTCCTGTTCAACCGAACGGCGCGCGATTGGCTGTTCCTGCTGCGCAACGAGACGCGCGACCTGTTCCAGTTGCACTCGACCGTCGTCGTGGTCGCCGAGGCGATCGAGGCCACCCGCCTCGCGCACCCGGGTGTCGACGAGCAGATGCTCGACCGGCTGCACCGCACGCTCCTCGAGAACTTCGACGAGGTGCTCACCGAGGTCGACGCCTCGGGCGACGCCGCAGGCGGCGACCCCCACGAACGCCACCTGCACGCCGCGGCCCTGGGTGCACGCAGCGACATCGTGCTCACCGATGACCCACGCCCCTTCGGTCACCCCGACGACCTGCCCTTCGACGTCATGGGTGCTGACGCTTTCTTCACGCTCGTCGACGACAGCGATGCGCTCGCGGTGGGTCGCGTCGTGGCACGGCAGCGCGACGACGGGCGCATCCGCGAGCGACTGGCCGGCAAACAGATGCACCCGCTGGCAAGCGCACTCGACGCTGCCGGGTGCCCCGCCTTCGCACGGCGAATCCGCCTGCGCGTCGCGAGCTCTACGTCGTGA
- a CDS encoding DUF4407 domain-containing protein, whose translation MARRYNSNPVSNAMAWLGGARLDVLADTPGDRARFVAMGGVILSTALLSAVSAAFALSMAVGAPLAVAIIVGVFWGVIILNLDRLLIIGMAKQKGVARNIGLAIPRVALALIIGTVISTPLTLQIFAAEINSEIQVMQAEEKAAFEERMASDPRFAAIPGLEESIAANQAIVDKGLQTDLSADPNYAAAQAATASAQAAYDAAQAAYLAEIDGSGGTGVRGDGPVTASKLAALQAAETRLDAAKQAEATALAEAQTNLEASAQSRLSAAQDQLAADKATLATAQEQRAAEQAAYENAVDNSAGLLSRLDALFRLGEKNALLNVAHIMIALLFVCIELLPVIVKVLSNLGAPTAYDRMLDVREDSEVSGGEIWARERARAIEAEASVQVSVASDRAEQQLEFGKRINAAVLEQQEAVISRALEVWGSYAGARAAARMEEWERELESAEGSAAGALGAPDAGAASEPRTKRWPFSRPAAGSRTAPEAREIEWPARFAPSRSESAASDLAETARFDALLSGASATRPGDRDATDELADLFRDTAEVPTAGGRAAGDPPTRPLPRNSDRADYLRRAGLLDNL comes from the coding sequence GCTCGATGTGCTCGCCGACACTCCCGGCGACCGGGCGCGGTTCGTCGCGATGGGTGGCGTCATTCTCAGCACGGCGCTGCTCAGTGCGGTGTCGGCGGCGTTCGCGCTGTCGATGGCGGTGGGGGCGCCGCTCGCGGTCGCGATCATCGTGGGGGTGTTCTGGGGCGTCATCATCCTGAATCTCGACCGGCTGCTCATCATCGGCATGGCGAAGCAGAAGGGCGTGGCGCGCAACATCGGGCTCGCGATTCCGCGTGTGGCGCTCGCGCTCATCATCGGAACGGTCATCTCGACGCCGCTGACGCTGCAGATCTTCGCGGCCGAGATCAACTCCGAGATCCAGGTGATGCAGGCCGAGGAGAAGGCGGCGTTCGAGGAGCGGATGGCGTCTGACCCGCGGTTCGCCGCCATTCCAGGGCTCGAGGAGTCGATCGCGGCGAACCAGGCGATCGTCGACAAGGGACTGCAGACCGATCTCTCGGCCGACCCGAACTACGCGGCGGCACAGGCCGCGACGGCGTCGGCGCAGGCCGCCTACGACGCCGCCCAGGCCGCCTACCTCGCCGAGATCGACGGGAGCGGGGGCACGGGCGTGCGCGGCGACGGGCCGGTCACCGCGTCGAAGCTCGCCGCCCTCCAGGCCGCCGAGACGCGGCTCGACGCCGCCAAGCAGGCGGAAGCCACGGCGCTCGCGGAGGCGCAGACGAACCTCGAAGCATCCGCTCAGAGCCGGCTGTCGGCTGCACAAGACCAGCTCGCCGCCGACAAGGCGACGCTCGCCACCGCGCAGGAGCAGCGCGCCGCCGAGCAGGCGGCCTACGAGAACGCCGTGGACAACAGTGCGGGACTGCTGTCGCGGCTGGATGCGCTGTTCCGCCTCGGCGAGAAGAACGCACTGCTGAACGTGGCGCACATCATGATCGCCCTGCTGTTCGTGTGCATCGAACTGCTGCCCGTGATCGTGAAAGTGCTGTCGAACCTCGGTGCGCCCACCGCCTACGACCGGATGCTCGACGTGCGTGAAGACAGCGAGGTGTCGGGCGGTGAGATCTGGGCTCGCGAGAGGGCGCGGGCGATCGAGGCCGAGGCGTCGGTGCAGGTGTCGGTGGCGTCCGACCGGGCCGAACAGCAGCTGGAGTTCGGCAAGCGGATCAACGCCGCCGTGCTGGAGCAGCAGGAGGCCGTGATCTCGCGGGCGCTCGAGGTGTGGGGGTCGTACGCGGGGGCGCGGGCAGCCGCGCGAATGGAGGAGTGGGAGCGCGAGCTCGAGTCGGCGGAGGGCTCCGCGGCGGGTGCGCTGGGCGCGCCGGACGCCGGTGCCGCCTCCGAGCCGCGCACGAAGCGGTGGCCGTTCTCGCGGCCCGCGGCGGGCAGCCGCACCGCGCCCGAGGCGCGGGAGATCGAGTGGCCCGCCCGATTCGCCCCGAGCCGTTCCGAGTCAGCGGCGAGCGACCTCGCGGAGACCGCTCGTTTCGACGCCCTGCTGAGCGGTGCATCCGCCACCCGGCCCGGGGACCGGGACGCCACCGACGAACTGGCCGACCTGTTCCGCGACACCGCCGAGGTTCCCACCGCCGGCGGCCGCGCTGCGGGAGACCCGCCCACGCGACCGCTGCCCCGCAACTCCGACCGGGCCGACTACCTCCGGCGCGCCGGTCTTCTCGACAACCTCTGA
- a CDS encoding helix-turn-helix domain-containing protein, with protein MASELLTRGTIALDDRLEAETRHLLAAVAESRVAQATLTLDDGGHVEVDPELAQTLLDILDRATRGPVTVSTLPEQLTSSAAADMLGVSRPTLMKLVDQQRLHVTRVGSHARFATRDILDLKVERDARRSAAFDELRRADDAFEPSQT; from the coding sequence ATGGCGTCAGAACTGCTCACTCGCGGCACGATCGCTCTCGACGACCGCCTCGAGGCCGAAACCCGGCACCTGCTCGCCGCCGTGGCCGAGAGTCGGGTCGCCCAGGCGACCCTGACGCTCGACGACGGCGGGCACGTCGAGGTCGATCCTGAGCTGGCGCAGACGCTCCTCGACATCCTCGACCGCGCGACCCGGGGCCCGGTGACCGTCTCCACCCTGCCCGAGCAGCTCACGAGCAGCGCCGCCGCCGACATGCTCGGTGTCTCGCGGCCGACCCTCATGAAGCTGGTCGACCAGCAGAGACTCCACGTCACCCGGGTCGGCTCGCACGCGCGCTTCGCAACCCGCGACATCCTCGACCTGAAGGTCGAGCGCGACGCTCGACGGTCGGCCGCCTTCGACGAACTGCGTCGCGCTGACGACGCGTTCGAACCGTCGCAGACCTGA